A window of the Polaribacter batillariae genome harbors these coding sequences:
- a CDS encoding ABC transporter ATP-binding protein — MIKITDLVKIYRTEEVETTALNKLSLEVKKGEFVSIMGASGCGKSTLLNIIGLLDAPNNGSYLFDGAEVATFNEKQRAGLRKANIGFVFQNFNLIDELTVYENVELPLIYNKVKASERKKRVTEILERIGIAHRAKHFPLQLSGGQQQRVAVARALVTNPKLILADEPTGNLDSKSGNDVMELLTELHATGSTIIMVTHSSYDAQFSSRIVTLKDGEIISEKANEHKVDVLVQ, encoded by the coding sequence ATGATAAAAATAACAGATTTAGTAAAAATTTACAGAACAGAAGAAGTAGAAACAACAGCTTTAAATAAGTTGAGTTTAGAGGTTAAAAAAGGAGAGTTTGTTTCTATAATGGGGGCTTCTGGCTGTGGAAAATCGACACTTTTAAATATTATTGGTTTGTTAGATGCACCCAATAATGGAAGCTATCTTTTTGATGGAGCAGAAGTAGCTACTTTCAACGAAAAACAAAGAGCAGGATTAAGAAAAGCCAATATTGGTTTTGTGTTTCAAAACTTTAATTTAATTGATGAGTTAACAGTTTATGAAAATGTAGAATTGCCATTAATTTATAACAAAGTAAAAGCATCAGAAAGAAAAAAACGTGTTACAGAAATTTTAGAAAGAATTGGCATTGCACACAGAGCAAAACATTTTCCATTACAATTATCTGGTGGGCAACAACAAAGAGTGGCTGTGGCAAGAGCTTTGGTTACCAATCCAAAATTAATTTTAGCAGACGAACCAACAGGAAATTTAGACAGTAAAAGTGGAAACGATGTAATGGAACTGCTAACAGAATTGCATGCAACTGGCTCAACCATTATTATGGTAACACACTCGTCTTACGATGCTCAGTTTTCATCAAGAATTGTAACGCTAAAAGATGGAGAAATTATTTCAGAAAAAGCAAACGAGCATAAAGTAGATGTTTTAGTGCAATAA
- a CDS encoding ABC transporter permease, with protein sequence MLQSWFKIFFRNSKKNWLNALINISGLTLGLAGLLIILLYLNEEKSYNQWNPNKDDVYRVNLKQPKSGEVWFTVNTGMYLTYPKEIPEVTEALMVKPFYRSRVVQYNDVFEFNDKTILTDPQFFDFFPFKIVEGSTQKFSQVRTNIALSTAYAKRIFKGEKAVGNSVKIDDANYIVACVYELPKNSHQEPDLLIQFSKDFEVNWGNHNNELFCRITKDANLEFVKEKMDEIILKVHKKFALEEGVTLEEFNEKYHPPTVLLDKLDTMYLHNTAKRAGPSGTGNYQLLMVLLGLSILLIVISCVNFINLSVASASQRAKEVGVKKTLGLSKKQLLFQYIFEIVFQGLISFVIALVIVELALPFFNQFVGKEISILHTNSLITLFVASILISLFVGSIPALYLSNFKAIEVLKGSFSKSKKGNLARNFMLGLQFLISGFFIISMLIIGNQINYMMQKDLGFDKEQVLTVDVYNIKNEYKKYKLTKEVLIKNQNITGVTSSMFVPGDGFVNGTSLIHKINDKRFNSASNIVDYNYIDFAKIKLLKGRNFSEKFASDTLKIIINETAAKDLGIYNKPLGEKLNLGWLDDNQPGFEVIGMIQDYHFDGFDTEIKPMFMVLWTAIDFPDGWMPAIQFKIKGNHIDKTIAEIETFWKQNVDAKYPFSYKFLDQNFAKTYEKYQKQQTMFLILSILVILISLLGLFALATLTIQQRLKEVAIRKTLGASVKEIMFQLLKNFLKVVVISSIILIPIAYYFMENWLQNFVYRVEMPILPYVFTPIILIVLVFVVVGLKAYNSTKIDLIKYLKFE encoded by the coding sequence ATGTTACAAAGTTGGTTTAAAATATTTTTTAGAAATAGTAAGAAAAATTGGTTAAATGCACTAATTAATATTAGTGGATTAACATTGGGTTTGGCAGGTTTGTTAATTATTTTATTATATCTAAATGAAGAAAAAAGTTACAATCAATGGAACCCTAATAAAGACGATGTTTATCGAGTAAACCTTAAACAACCAAAGTCTGGCGAAGTTTGGTTTACGGTAAATACAGGAATGTATTTAACGTATCCAAAAGAAATACCAGAAGTAACAGAGGCTTTAATGGTAAAACCTTTTTACAGAAGTAGGGTAGTACAATATAACGATGTTTTCGAATTTAACGATAAAACCATACTAACAGACCCACAGTTTTTCGATTTTTTTCCTTTTAAAATTGTAGAAGGTTCCACTCAAAAGTTTTCGCAAGTTAGAACCAATATTGCACTATCTACAGCATACGCAAAACGCATTTTTAAAGGAGAAAAAGCGGTAGGCAATTCAGTAAAAATAGATGATGCAAATTATATAGTTGCTTGTGTTTACGAACTGCCAAAAAATTCTCATCAAGAACCAGATTTATTAATTCAGTTTAGCAAAGATTTTGAAGTAAATTGGGGAAACCATAATAATGAGTTGTTCTGCAGAATTACTAAAGATGCTAATCTTGAGTTTGTAAAAGAAAAAATGGATGAGATTATTTTAAAAGTTCATAAAAAATTTGCTTTAGAAGAAGGAGTTACCTTAGAAGAATTTAACGAAAAATACCACCCTCCAACTGTACTTTTAGACAAATTAGATACTATGTATTTACATAATACAGCCAAAAGAGCTGGACCAAGTGGAACAGGAAACTATCAATTGCTAATGGTTTTATTAGGTTTGTCTATCTTATTAATTGTTATTTCTTGCGTAAACTTTATTAATTTATCTGTGGCTTCTGCGAGTCAGCGCGCAAAAGAAGTTGGGGTTAAAAAAACACTGGGCTTATCAAAAAAGCAGTTGTTGTTTCAATATATATTTGAAATTGTTTTTCAAGGATTAATTTCTTTTGTTATTGCTCTTGTAATTGTAGAATTAGCCTTGCCCTTTTTCAATCAGTTTGTTGGCAAAGAAATTTCAATTTTACATACAAATTCTTTGATAACTTTATTTGTAGCTTCAATTTTAATATCGCTTTTTGTAGGTAGTATTCCTGCTTTATATTTATCGAACTTTAAAGCTATTGAAGTTTTAAAAGGAAGTTTTTCTAAAAGTAAAAAAGGAAATTTGGCAAGAAATTTTATGTTAGGGCTTCAATTTTTAATCTCTGGTTTTTTTATTATTAGTATGTTAATTATTGGAAATCAAATTAACTATATGATGCAAAAAGATTTAGGTTTCGATAAAGAACAGGTTTTAACTGTCGATGTTTACAATATTAAAAACGAATATAAAAAATACAAACTCACAAAAGAAGTTTTAATAAAAAACCAAAACATTACAGGAGTAACATCAAGTATGTTTGTTCCTGGTGATGGTTTTGTAAACGGAACGTCTTTAATTCATAAAATTAACGATAAAAGGTTTAACTCTGCTTCTAATATTGTTGATTATAATTATATAGATTTTGCTAAAATTAAGCTTTTAAAAGGAAGGAATTTTTCAGAGAAATTTGCTTCAGATACTTTAAAAATAATTATTAACGAAACTGCCGCAAAAGATTTAGGAATTTATAATAAACCTTTAGGTGAAAAATTAAATTTAGGTTGGTTAGATGATAATCAACCTGGTTTTGAGGTTATTGGAATGATTCAAGATTATCATTTCGACGGATTTGATACTGAAATAAAACCAATGTTTATGGTACTTTGGACTGCTATTGATTTTCCTGATGGATGGATGCCAGCCATTCAATTTAAAATAAAAGGAAATCATATTGATAAAACCATTGCAGAAATAGAAACTTTTTGGAAACAAAATGTAGATGCGAAATATCCTTTTTCTTATAAATTTTTAGACCAAAATTTTGCAAAAACGTATGAGAAATATCAAAAACAACAAACCATGTTTCTTATATTATCGATACTTGTAATTTTAATTTCTCTTTTAGGTTTATTCGCATTGGCAACACTAACCATTCAGCAGCGTTTAAAAGAAGTTGCGATTCGAAAAACATTGGGTGCTTCTGTAAAAGAAATTATGTTTCAGTTATTAAAAAACTTTTTAAAAGTGGTGGTTATTTCTTCAATCATCTTAATACCTATTGCGTATTATTTTATGGAAAACTGGCTGCAAAACTTTGTTTATAGAGTAGAAATGCCCATACTACCTTATGTATTTACTCCAATAATTTTAATTGTTTTGGTTTTTGTAGTTGTTGGTTTAAAGGCTTACAACTCAACAAAAATCGATTTAATTAAATATTTAAAGTTCGAATAA
- a CDS encoding DUF6597 domain-containing transcriptional factor, whose product MKLKYYITGNASHLVEEFYNISYSEKIVPLKSIIIPMGFSSLAFPYSSNQYFYQNKKRRDFKKLTLVGQFYKSYEMCIDSPGFCCGISFKPTTLYKLINLDISQFTNNYVDFYSVKPILSKKLEGLFIKYKNNSEQLFKELANFLNLLPLTENKDTIIIDGVIEEIHKKEGLLSVLEIMETVPFCQKTLETQFKKMVGLTPGKYIRLRRFLSLMKKYEKEQINLKDLIYMYNYYDESHFSKDFKLFTNKIFKKYFKKDYLIVKEALKK is encoded by the coding sequence ATGAAGTTAAAATATTATATAACCGGTAATGCCTCTCACTTAGTAGAAGAATTTTATAATATTTCTTATTCAGAAAAAATTGTTCCTTTAAAATCTATCATCATTCCAATGGGGTTTTCGAGTTTGGCGTTTCCGTATTCTAGCAATCAATATTTTTATCAAAATAAAAAGCGTCGAGATTTTAAGAAGCTTACTTTAGTTGGTCAGTTTTATAAATCTTATGAAATGTGTATCGATTCTCCTGGTTTTTGTTGTGGTATTAGTTTTAAACCTACAACTTTATACAAATTAATCAACTTAGATATTTCTCAATTTACAAATAATTATGTCGATTTTTATTCCGTAAAACCAATTCTCTCTAAAAAATTAGAAGGTTTATTTATTAAATACAAAAATAATTCTGAACAACTATTTAAAGAGTTGGCCAATTTTTTAAACTTATTACCACTTACAGAAAATAAAGACACTATAATTATTGATGGTGTAATCGAAGAAATTCATAAAAAAGAAGGCTTACTTTCTGTATTAGAAATTATGGAAACGGTTCCTTTTTGCCAAAAAACGTTAGAAACTCAATTTAAAAAAATGGTAGGTTTAACTCCAGGGAAGTACATAAGGTTGCGACGTTTTTTAAGTTTGATGAAAAAATACGAGAAAGAACAAATAAATTTAAAAGACCTTATTTATATGTATAATTATTACGATGAATCTCACTTTTCTAAAGATTTTAAGCTTTTTACAAACAAAATTTTTAAGAAATACTTTAAAAAAGATTATTTAATTGTAAAAGAAGCCTTAAAAAAATAG
- the purL gene encoding phosphoribosylformylglycinamidine synthase: MIHFFGNTNSKVFAVQTTKNIPKKTIDKLTWLFGNQPKIEETNLDAFFVGPRAAMITPWSTNAVEITQNMGISDIIRIEEFIAVTEDFTDFDPMISEKFKGLHQDSFTIDIQPEAILNIDDIAAYNQQEGLSLSDEEVEYLEGVATKIGRKLTDSEVFGFSQVNSEHCRHKIFNGTFVIDGEEQPTSLFKMIKETSKKNSNDIVSAYKDNVAFIKGPKVEQFAPKTADKPDFYETKEFDSVISLKAETHNFPTTVEPFNGAATGSGGEIRDRLAGGKGSLPLAGTAVYMTSYSRLEEDRYWEHKFKERDWLYQTPMDILIKASNGASDFGNKFGQPLITGSVLTFEHEENSSSSDTNPRKLGFDKVIMQAGGIGYGKADQALKDTPKEGDKIVILGGENYRIGMGGAAVSSADTGEFASGIELNAVQRSNPEMQKRAANAVRGMVESDENFIVSIHDHGAGGHLNCLSELVEDTGGKIDLDKLPVGDPTLSAKEIIGNESQERMGLVIADKHIDTLQKIAARERSPMYTVGDVTGNDRFTFESKTTGEKPMDLALEDMFGSSPKTILTDKTVIRNYKNPRYKTKNLEIYLKQVLQLEAVACKDWLTNKVDRCVGGKVAKQQCVGPLQIPLNNVGVMALDYHGKEGIATTIGHSPISGLIQPEAGSRNSITEALTNMIWAPLKDNLKSVSLSANWMWPCKNEGEDARLYKAVKAVSEFSIDLGINVPTGKDSLSMKQKYPDGEVISPGTVIISAAANCSEITKVVEPVLQVDGGNIYYINISQDEYKLGGSSFNQILNAIGNEAPDVTNPSYVKTVFNTIQKLIKDDKIVAGHDIASGGLITTLLEMCFADVNLGADFNLSELNEEDSIKLLFAENTGIVFQAHASVEAILEEKGIAAFNIGTANNSGKVTIKNNEDTFTFDVAELRDVWYRTSYLLDDKQTANGLAKDRFDNYKKQPLQYTFPKNFTGKLEDVINSCHSERRETKSKNLKVEKISPQGRNDRPKAAIIREKGSNSEREMANAMYLAGFDVKDVHMTDLISGRETLEDIQFIGAVGGFSNSDVLGSAKGWAGAFLYNEKANKALKNFFKREDTLSVGICNGCQLWMELELINPEHKVHGKMTYNDSKKHESSFTSVKIQENNSVMLSSLAGTKLGVWISHGEGKFSLPEAEENYNIVAKYGYEGYPNNPNGSDFNTAMMCDKTGRHLVTMPHIERSIFQWNWANYPAGRKDEVSPWLEAFVNARNWIENKK, translated from the coding sequence ATGATTCATTTCTTTGGAAATACAAACAGTAAAGTATTCGCTGTACAAACCACAAAAAATATCCCTAAAAAAACAATCGATAAATTAACGTGGCTTTTTGGCAATCAACCAAAAATAGAAGAAACCAATTTAGATGCTTTTTTTGTTGGTCCAAGAGCAGCTATGATTACCCCTTGGAGTACAAACGCGGTAGAAATTACTCAAAATATGGGAATTTCAGACATCATTAGAATTGAAGAATTTATAGCTGTTACAGAAGATTTTACGGATTTCGATCCCATGATTTCCGAAAAATTTAAGGGTTTACACCAAGATTCATTTACCATCGACATTCAACCAGAAGCCATTTTAAATATTGATGATATTGCTGCATACAATCAGCAAGAAGGTTTGTCTTTAAGTGACGAAGAAGTTGAATATTTAGAAGGTGTTGCCACAAAAATAGGAAGAAAATTAACAGATTCTGAAGTATTTGGTTTTAGCCAAGTAAATTCAGAACACTGCAGACATAAAATATTTAACGGAACTTTTGTAATAGATGGCGAAGAGCAACCTACTTCGCTATTTAAAATGATTAAGGAAACTTCCAAAAAAAATTCGAATGATATTGTTTCTGCTTATAAAGACAATGTTGCCTTTATAAAAGGACCAAAAGTGGAGCAATTTGCACCAAAAACGGCAGACAAACCAGATTTTTACGAGACAAAAGAATTCGATTCTGTAATTTCATTAAAAGCAGAAACACACAATTTCCCTACAACTGTAGAGCCTTTTAACGGAGCTGCAACTGGTTCTGGAGGAGAAATCAGAGACAGATTGGCTGGCGGAAAAGGCTCATTACCTTTGGCAGGAACAGCCGTGTATATGACTTCTTATTCGAGATTAGAAGAAGACAGGTATTGGGAACACAAATTCAAAGAAAGAGATTGGTTGTACCAAACTCCAATGGATATTTTAATTAAAGCCTCTAATGGAGCATCCGATTTTGGTAATAAATTCGGGCAACCTTTAATTACAGGTTCTGTATTAACGTTTGAACACGAAGAAAATTCATCTTCAAGTGATACTAACCCAAGAAAATTAGGATTTGATAAGGTAATAATGCAAGCTGGTGGAATTGGTTACGGAAAAGCAGACCAAGCTTTAAAAGACACTCCAAAAGAAGGCGATAAAATTGTAATTCTAGGTGGAGAAAACTACAGAATTGGAATGGGTGGTGCTGCAGTTTCTTCTGCAGATACTGGAGAATTTGCATCAGGAATTGAATTAAATGCAGTGCAAAGATCAAACCCAGAAATGCAAAAACGTGCTGCAAACGCAGTTCGTGGCATGGTAGAAAGTGATGAAAACTTTATTGTTTCTATTCACGATCATGGAGCTGGAGGCCATTTAAATTGCTTGTCGGAATTGGTAGAAGACACAGGAGGAAAAATCGATTTAGACAAATTACCTGTTGGAGACCCAACCTTGTCTGCCAAAGAAATTATTGGTAACGAATCTCAAGAAAGAATGGGATTGGTTATTGCCGATAAACATATAGATACGCTACAAAAAATTGCAGCGCGCGAACGTTCGCCAATGTACACTGTAGGCGATGTTACAGGAAATGACAGGTTTACTTTCGAGTCTAAAACTACAGGAGAAAAACCTATGGATTTGGCATTAGAAGACATGTTTGGTTCTTCTCCAAAAACAATTTTGACAGATAAAACTGTCATCAGAAATTATAAAAATCCACGTTACAAAACAAAGAATTTAGAAATCTATCTAAAACAAGTTTTACAGTTAGAAGCCGTGGCTTGTAAAGATTGGTTAACAAATAAAGTCGATAGATGTGTGGGAGGTAAAGTTGCCAAACAACAATGTGTAGGACCTTTACAAATTCCATTGAATAATGTGGGTGTAATGGCTTTAGATTATCATGGAAAAGAAGGCATTGCCACCACAATTGGGCACTCGCCTATTTCTGGTTTAATTCAGCCAGAAGCTGGAAGCAGAAACTCCATTACAGAAGCCTTAACCAATATGATTTGGGCACCATTAAAAGATAATTTAAAAAGTGTTTCTTTATCTGCAAACTGGATGTGGCCTTGTAAAAATGAAGGAGAAGATGCACGTTTGTACAAAGCTGTAAAAGCGGTTTCAGAGTTTTCTATTGATTTAGGAATTAATGTGCCAACAGGAAAAGATTCGCTTTCTATGAAGCAAAAATACCCAGATGGCGAAGTAATTTCTCCAGGAACCGTCATTATTTCTGCTGCTGCAAATTGTAGCGAAATTACCAAAGTTGTAGAGCCTGTTTTACAAGTGGATGGTGGAAACATCTATTACATCAACATTTCGCAAGACGAATATAAATTGGGCGGAAGTTCTTTTAACCAGATTTTAAATGCGATTGGAAATGAAGCACCAGATGTTACCAACCCAAGCTATGTAAAAACTGTTTTTAATACGATTCAAAAATTAATAAAAGACGATAAAATTGTTGCAGGACATGATATTGCTTCTGGTGGATTGATTACCACATTATTAGAAATGTGTTTTGCTGATGTTAATTTAGGTGCCGATTTTAATCTTTCTGAATTAAATGAAGAAGACTCCATAAAGTTATTATTTGCTGAAAATACAGGAATCGTTTTTCAAGCACATGCCTCTGTGGAAGCTATTTTAGAAGAAAAAGGAATTGCAGCTTTTAATATTGGAACAGCAAACAACTCTGGAAAAGTAACCATTAAAAACAACGAAGATACTTTTACTTTTGATGTTGCAGAACTAAGAGATGTTTGGTATAGGACATCTTATTTATTAGATGATAAACAAACTGCAAACGGATTGGCAAAAGATCGTTTTGATAACTACAAAAAACAACCTTTACAATATACTTTTCCAAAGAATTTTACAGGAAAATTAGAAGATGTTATAAATTCTTGTCATTCAGAGCGAAGAGAAACGAAGTCGAAGAATCTCAAAGTAGAAAAGATTTCTCCACAAGGTCGAAATGACAGACCGAAAGCTGCCATCATAAGAGAAAAAGGTTCCAACTCTGAGCGTGAAATGGCAAATGCCATGTATTTAGCTGGTTTCGATGTAAAAGATGTACACATGACCGATTTAATTTCTGGTCGTGAAACGTTAGAAGACATTCAGTTTATTGGTGCTGTTGGTGGTTTTTCCAATTCGGATGTTTTGGGTTCTGCAAAAGGTTGGGCAGGTGCATTTTTATACAACGAAAAAGCCAATAAAGCATTAAAAAACTTCTTTAAAAGAGAAGATACCTTGTCTGTTGGAATTTGTAACGGTTGCCAATTATGGATGGAACTAGAACTCATTAATCCAGAGCATAAAGTGCATGGAAAAATGACGTATAACGATTCTAAAAAGCACGAAAGTTCTTTCACATCAGTAAAAATACAAGAGAATAATTCTGTAATGCTATCAAGTTTAGCTGGAACAAAATTAGGGGTTTGGATTTCTCACGGAGAAGGAAAATTTAGTTTGCCAGAAGCCGAAGAAAACTATAATATTGTTGCAAAATATGGCTATGAAGGTTACCCAAACAACCCAAATGGTTCAGATTTTAACACAGCTATGATGTGCGATAAAACAGGGCGCCATTTAGTAACCATGCCACATATAGAGCGTTCTATTTTCCAATGGAATTGGGCAAATTATCCTGCAGGAAGAAAAGACGAAGTTTCGCCTTGGTTAGAAGCTTTTGTAAATGCTAGAAATTGGATTGAGAATAAAAAATAA
- a CDS encoding endonuclease — protein sequence MKQKLLFLIAFLTVSIGFSQIPDGYYSSATASGYALKTQLKNIIDHINDGNGQAFHDISVTYGDLWDLYETSDVRSDGKVWDIYSDCNFTFSTDQDRGSGGATECDKYNREHTFAQSWYGGSNSHPLRGDAHHVFPSDKKVNGIRSNYAFGEVLTADYTSNNGSKRGTSSIAGPNDKVFEPINEFKGDIARALFYVSVRYQDEISSWENNNNGADNMLNGTSDKVFEQWALDMLYRWHLEDPVSQKELDRNDEIFKHQKNRNPFVDHPEYVSAIWGAVLSVSQEPLLEDISIYPNPSTSNSITITIPSNLKINRIVLYNVIGATIYQSNNPKTVNQKIRIKDLQNGFYILKIKSNTNRISRKIIIQ from the coding sequence AAAAACACAATTAAAAAATATTATAGACCATATAAATGACGGAAATGGACAAGCTTTTCACGATATAAGTGTAACTTATGGCGATTTATGGGATTTATACGAAACATCAGACGTAAGAAGTGACGGAAAAGTTTGGGATATTTATAGCGATTGTAACTTTACGTTTTCAACAGACCAAGATAGAGGTTCTGGAGGTGCAACAGAATGCGATAAATATAATAGAGAGCACACTTTTGCACAAAGCTGGTATGGAGGCAGCAACTCACATCCCTTAAGAGGAGATGCGCATCATGTTTTTCCATCAGATAAAAAAGTAAACGGAATAAGAAGCAATTATGCTTTTGGTGAAGTTTTAACTGCAGATTACACTTCTAATAATGGCTCTAAAAGAGGTACAAGTAGTATTGCTGGGCCAAATGATAAAGTTTTTGAACCTATAAATGAATTTAAGGGAGATATTGCTAGAGCTTTATTTTATGTTTCAGTTCGTTATCAAGATGAAATCAGCAGCTGGGAAAATAATAACAATGGAGCTGACAATATGCTTAATGGAACTAGTGATAAAGTTTTTGAGCAGTGGGCTTTAGACATGTTGTATCGCTGGCATTTAGAAGACCCTGTAAGTCAAAAAGAATTGGATAGAAATGATGAAATTTTTAAACATCAAAAAAATAGAAACCCTTTTGTTGATCATCCTGAATATGTAAGCGCTATTTGGGGTGCTGTATTGTCTGTATCACAAGAACCTTTGTTAGAAGACATTTCTATTTATCCAAACCCAAGTACAAGCAATAGCATAACAATTACCATTCCTAGCAACTTAAAAATAAATCGTATTGTTTTATACAACGTAATTGGTGCTACCATTTACCAATCTAACAACCCAAAAACAGTAAATCAAAAAATAAGAATTAAAGACTTACAAAATGGTTTTTATATTTTAAAAATAAAAAGTAATACAAACCGTATTTCAAGAAAAATTATAATTCAATAG